The Haloplanus salinarum genome includes a region encoding these proteins:
- a CDS encoding methyl-accepting chemotaxis protein — MSGATTRQSTAQAFDLQSVLEAFNLPSFALDASGTVVAWDRQIADLLGVPADDIVGERELGSQVYADETKLTLAEKVLEAPAETHVAYEDVELADEEYALLSSEAGNVYEDKSTLRGRDIWFIAAPIFADDDGLTGVIEIVQDISESARHQRELEELFDALIETMSAYETGTFDATVEFDTAETILEDDFLRIIDNVDRMGARIEALIEEIEMDIAELDRAADDVATSAQQINDLTSEQADDITRISSEVSNLSATVEEVASTAEQVAETSTRAERLADRGSDSAREAMTVMETVGDSADDVADDVDALRGRMAEIDEIVDVINDLAEQTNILALNASIEAARAGEAGEGFAVVADEVKSLAERSQNHAGEIEEMVAEIRSETDRTMSNLQETTDRLDGGVDQVEEAMARFEDIAEAVTEASDGITQVADATDEQAASAEEIASMVDQAASKADTVSDSVTDIVASTEEQAAMVSEIDGSVSELTSDE, encoded by the coding sequence ATGAGTGGGGCCACGACCCGCCAATCGACTGCCCAGGCGTTCGATCTGCAAAGCGTTCTCGAAGCGTTCAACCTCCCTTCGTTCGCACTCGATGCGTCGGGAACGGTCGTCGCGTGGGATCGACAGATCGCCGATCTGCTCGGCGTCCCCGCGGACGACATCGTCGGCGAACGCGAACTCGGGAGCCAGGTTTACGCGGACGAGACGAAACTGACGCTGGCGGAGAAGGTCCTCGAAGCGCCGGCCGAGACACACGTCGCGTACGAGGACGTCGAACTGGCCGACGAGGAGTACGCGCTCCTCAGTAGCGAGGCCGGTAACGTCTACGAGGACAAGAGTACGCTTCGCGGACGGGACATCTGGTTCATCGCCGCACCGATCTTCGCGGACGACGACGGCCTGACCGGCGTCATCGAGATCGTTCAGGATATCTCCGAGTCGGCCCGCCACCAGCGCGAGCTAGAGGAGTTGTTCGACGCACTCATCGAGACGATGAGTGCCTACGAGACGGGAACGTTCGACGCGACCGTCGAGTTCGACACGGCGGAGACGATCCTCGAAGACGACTTCCTCCGCATCATCGACAACGTCGACCGGATGGGAGCACGGATCGAGGCGTTGATCGAGGAGATCGAGATGGATATCGCGGAACTCGACCGGGCCGCGGACGACGTCGCGACCTCCGCCCAGCAGATCAACGATCTGACGAGCGAACAGGCCGACGACATCACCCGCATCTCGTCGGAGGTCAGCAATCTGAGTGCGACCGTCGAGGAGGTCGCCTCGACGGCCGAGCAGGTCGCGGAGACGAGCACTCGCGCCGAGCGACTCGCGGATCGCGGGAGCGACTCAGCGCGGGAGGCGATGACTGTCATGGAGACCGTCGGCGACTCGGCCGACGACGTTGCCGACGACGTCGACGCCCTCCGCGGACGGATGGCCGAGATCGACGAGATCGTCGACGTCATCAACGACCTGGCGGAGCAGACCAACATCCTCGCGCTGAACGCCTCCATCGAGGCGGCGCGGGCCGGCGAGGCCGGCGAGGGGTTCGCCGTCGTCGCCGACGAGGTCAAGAGCCTCGCCGAGCGTTCCCAGAACCACGCCGGCGAGATCGAGGAGATGGTGGCCGAGATTCGCTCCGAGACGGATCGCACGATGTCGAACCTCCAGGAGACGACCGACCGCCTCGACGGCGGCGTCGACCAGGTCGAGGAGGCGATGGCCCGCTTCGAGGACATCGCGGAAGCGGTCACCGAGGCCTCCGACGGCATCACCCAGGTCGCAGACGCGACCGACGAACAGGCCGCGAGCGCCGAGGAGATCGCGAGCATGGTCGATCAGGCTGCGAGCAAGGCCGACACCGTGTCGGACTCGGTCACGGACATCGTCGCCAGTACCGAGGAGCAAGCCGCGATGGTCTCGGAGATCGACGGGAGCGTCTCGGAACTGACCAGCGACGAGTGA
- a CDS encoding protein-L-isoaspartate(D-aspartate) O-methyltransferase — MPTDFDRARDALADRLIEAGRIERPETERAMRAVPRHEFVPDERRDAAYHDRPLPIGEGQTISAPHMVATMTDLLAPDSGDDVLEIGTGCGYHAAVTSEVIGDGTVYSVEYEPALAREARDRLDRLGYGDDVRVRVGDGRDGWPEHAPYDGAYLTCAPASLPEPVVEQVRPGGRIVGPVGRGRQVLVSLTRRADGGVDRETHGAVRFVSMQGDD, encoded by the coding sequence ATGCCCACCGACTTCGACCGCGCCCGCGACGCCCTCGCCGACCGCCTGATCGAGGCGGGGCGGATCGAGCGCCCCGAGACCGAACGGGCGATGCGGGCCGTCCCCCGCCACGAGTTCGTGCCCGACGAGCGCCGCGACGCGGCCTACCACGACCGGCCCCTCCCGATCGGGGAGGGACAGACGATCAGCGCCCCGCACATGGTGGCGACGATGACGGACCTGCTCGCGCCCGACTCCGGCGACGACGTCCTGGAGATCGGCACCGGCTGTGGCTACCACGCCGCGGTGACGAGCGAGGTCATCGGCGACGGGACCGTCTACAGCGTCGAGTACGAACCCGCCCTCGCCCGCGAGGCGCGCGACCGACTCGACCGCCTGGGCTACGGTGACGACGTTCGCGTCCGCGTGGGCGACGGCCGCGACGGCTGGCCGGAACACGCTCCCTACGACGGGGCGTATCTCACGTGTGCGCCCGCGTCGCTCCCCGAACCCGTCGTCGAGCAGGTGCGTCCCGGCGGCCGGATCGTCGGCCCGGTCGGCCGCGGGCGGCAGGTACTCGTCAGCCTGACCCGGCGGGCCGACGGCGGCGTCGACCGCGAGACCCACGGCGCGGTGCGGTTCGTCTCCATGCAGGGCGACGACTGA
- a CDS encoding HVO_0476 family zinc finger protein, translating into MSHPGPDAGDRVALACPSCSTTEPTVHEVLKPGGHVTVRCTACDHVHKERYDPPREVELDVIVSQDDESLSTTVDAPPADTVAVGDEFVVDTAEAIMQVRITSIEVGGDTRAEEATVEDVATLWTRAVDNVRVNVTVHPNDGRRDDSRSVTVSVPGDHEFVVGETAAFGDEEFEITGVQVRDDAPEYRFEKLDHDGDSVFAKDTKRVYGRDVTSAAWSAW; encoded by the coding sequence ATGAGCCATCCCGGCCCCGACGCGGGTGACCGCGTCGCACTCGCCTGTCCCTCCTGTTCGACGACGGAACCGACCGTCCACGAGGTGTTGAAACCCGGCGGTCACGTCACCGTCCGGTGTACGGCCTGCGACCACGTCCACAAGGAGCGGTACGACCCGCCCCGCGAGGTCGAACTCGACGTGATCGTCTCACAGGACGACGAGTCGCTGTCGACGACCGTCGACGCGCCACCCGCCGATACGGTCGCCGTGGGCGACGAGTTCGTCGTCGACACGGCCGAGGCGATCATGCAGGTGCGGATCACCTCGATCGAAGTCGGCGGCGACACCCGCGCCGAGGAGGCGACGGTTGAGGACGTCGCGACGCTGTGGACCCGCGCCGTCGACAACGTCCGCGTCAACGTGACCGTCCACCCGAACGACGGGCGGCGTGACGACTCCCGGAGCGTCACCGTCTCGGTGCCCGGCGATCACGAGTTCGTCGTCGGCGAGACGGCGGCGTTCGGCGACGAGGAGTTCGAGATCACCGGCGTCCAGGTGCGTGACGACGCCCCCGAGTACCGCTTCGAGAAACTCGACCACGACGGCGACTCCGTGTTCGCGAAGGACACGAAGCGGGTGTACGGCCGTGACGTCACCTCCGCCGCGTGGTCGGCGTGGTGA
- a CDS encoding universal stress protein, whose amino-acid sequence MKELERDLGLPSVLAISIGAMIGSGIFILPALALEIAGPAVVLAYLLAGLLVVPAALSKSEMATAMPEAGGTYIYIERGMGPLLGTVAGVGTWFSLSFKGALALVGGVPYLLLLFDLPLKPVALGLAAVLILVNLVGAKQTGRLQVAIVVVMLAALGWFAAGSAPAVQSANYVDFFGSGFGGLLAATGLVFVSYAGVTKVASIAEEVEDPGRNIPLGILGSLAFTTVLYVAIVAVLVGITDPGSVAGSLTPVAVAAEVTLGEAGVVAVILAAILALVSTANAGILSSSRYPFAMSRDKLAPPSLSGVSDRFGTPVTSITLTGVVLLALIAFVPILEIAKLASAFQIIVFALINVAVVAFREGNADYDPEFTSPLYPWMQIFGAITGVLLLTQMGAVALLGALVITVGSVVWYFVYVRPRVRREGVATDAIRRQVGRNALADVESAATEDTHEVLVALTKAVGAERERSLVALAADVVRPHDGRVVVVRFEEIPDQAPLTENATVQSAADRTFEARVEALGAEFDVAVEADEVVSHDTKHAVVNFADHHGMDAILAEHEPLRLRSRLLGDPVDWVVRHASCDVFLVDNVGYDAPTHVALSGDGGPYDSRAVALADAVATANDGRISLWYPDDGGTDRHSRTMDDYQSELSSLLSVPVRSETLRTDGGNLASPDLLVRTGADHRLRNALFDDRPTVPSPGCTTVTVYPQADRRPPFARQLLERFVF is encoded by the coding sequence ATGAAGGAACTCGAACGCGACCTCGGCCTCCCGTCGGTCCTCGCGATCAGCATCGGCGCGATGATCGGCAGCGGCATCTTCATTCTACCCGCGCTCGCGCTCGAAATCGCCGGCCCCGCCGTCGTCCTCGCGTACCTGCTCGCGGGACTGCTGGTGGTTCCGGCCGCACTCTCGAAATCGGAGATGGCCACCGCGATGCCCGAGGCGGGCGGGACCTACATCTACATCGAGCGCGGCATGGGCCCGCTGCTCGGCACCGTCGCCGGCGTCGGCACCTGGTTCTCGCTCTCGTTCAAGGGTGCGCTCGCGCTCGTCGGCGGCGTCCCCTACCTGCTCCTGCTGTTCGACCTGCCGCTGAAGCCGGTCGCCCTCGGACTGGCGGCGGTCCTGATCCTGGTGAACCTCGTCGGCGCGAAACAGACCGGCCGCCTCCAGGTCGCCATCGTCGTCGTCATGCTGGCGGCGCTCGGCTGGTTCGCCGCCGGAAGCGCTCCGGCCGTACAGTCGGCCAACTACGTGGACTTCTTCGGCTCCGGGTTCGGGGGTCTGTTGGCCGCGACCGGTCTCGTGTTCGTCTCCTACGCCGGCGTCACCAAGGTGGCGAGCATCGCCGAGGAGGTCGAGGATCCCGGCCGGAACATCCCGCTCGGCATCCTCGGGTCGCTCGCGTTCACGACCGTCCTGTACGTGGCCATCGTCGCCGTCCTCGTCGGGATCACCGACCCCGGAAGCGTCGCCGGGTCGCTGACGCCGGTGGCCGTCGCCGCCGAGGTGACCCTCGGCGAGGCGGGTGTCGTCGCCGTCATCCTCGCGGCCATCCTCGCGCTCGTCTCGACGGCCAACGCCGGCATCCTCTCCTCGTCGCGGTACCCCTTCGCGATGAGCCGGGACAAGTTGGCGCCGCCGTCGCTCTCGGGCGTCAGCGACCGGTTCGGGACGCCGGTCACCTCGATCACGCTCACGGGTGTGGTGTTGCTCGCGCTCATCGCCTTCGTCCCGATACTCGAGATCGCGAAACTGGCGAGCGCCTTCCAGATCATCGTCTTCGCCCTGATCAACGTCGCGGTCGTCGCCTTCCGCGAGGGGAACGCCGACTACGACCCCGAGTTCACGTCGCCGCTGTACCCCTGGATGCAGATCTTCGGCGCCATCACGGGCGTGCTCCTGTTGACACAGATGGGAGCCGTCGCGCTCCTCGGCGCCCTCGTGATCACGGTCGGGAGCGTCGTCTGGTACTTCGTCTACGTCCGCCCGCGGGTGCGCCGCGAGGGCGTCGCGACGGACGCGATCCGGCGACAGGTCGGACGGAACGCGCTCGCCGACGTCGAGTCCGCCGCCACCGAGGACACCCACGAGGTGCTCGTCGCGCTGACGAAGGCCGTCGGCGCGGAGCGGGAACGCTCCCTCGTCGCGCTGGCGGCGGACGTCGTCCGGCCACACGACGGGCGCGTGGTCGTCGTTCGGTTCGAGGAGATTCCCGACCAGGCCCCGCTCACCGAGAACGCCACCGTCCAGTCGGCGGCCGATCGCACCTTCGAGGCCCGGGTCGAAGCCCTCGGCGCGGAGTTCGACGTCGCGGTCGAGGCCGACGAGGTGGTCAGCCACGACACCAAACACGCCGTCGTCAACTTCGCCGATCACCACGGCATGGACGCGATCCTCGCCGAACACGAACCGCTCCGCCTCCGATCACGGCTGCTCGGCGACCCCGTCGACTGGGTCGTCCGGCACGCGTCCTGTGACGTGTTCCTCGTCGACAACGTCGGCTACGACGCCCCGACCCACGTCGCCCTCTCCGGGGACGGCGGGCCGTACGACTCGCGGGCCGTGGCGCTGGCCGACGCCGTCGCCACCGCGAACGACGGTCGGATCTCGCTCTGGTACCCCGACGACGGGGGGACGGACCGACACAGCCGCACGATGGACGACTACCAGTCCGAGCTGTCGTCGCTGCTGTCGGTCCCCGTCCGCTCCGAGACGCTCCGCACCGACGGCGGGAACCTCGCGTCCCCGGACCTGCTCGTGCGCACCGGCGCCGACCACCGGCTCCGGAACGCCCTGTTCGACGACCGGCCGACGGTCCCGAGTCCGGGCTGTACGACCGTCACCGTCTACCCGCAGGCGGACCGTCGACCGCCGTTCGCCCGACAGCTGCTCGAACGGTTCGTCTTCTGA
- a CDS encoding NAD-binding protein encodes MKIRSLRRSTDETTDDGSGVDFCVLGGGPVAAAIARSLHADGHLVTAVDEGSDGAADHRVVRGDPTDLQQLAAADIGDGSTVIVATPRDERNLLLAQLVRTHFGVADVVVRVNDPDRHDVVAAAGHDPFCVSTALSTALVDELTRPVRENA; translated from the coding sequence ATGAAAATACGCTCACTCCGACGTTCGACCGACGAAACGACCGACGACGGCTCCGGGGTCGACTTCTGTGTCCTCGGGGGCGGTCCCGTCGCCGCAGCCATCGCCCGCTCCCTCCACGCGGACGGGCACCTCGTCACGGCCGTCGACGAGGGGTCCGACGGTGCGGCCGACCACCGTGTCGTCCGCGGCGATCCGACGGATCTCCAGCAGTTGGCGGCGGCCGATATCGGCGACGGCTCGACGGTGATCGTCGCGACACCCCGGGACGAACGAAACCTCCTCCTCGCCCAACTCGTCCGGACTCACTTCGGCGTCGCCGACGTCGTCGTCCGGGTGAACGACCCCGACCGTCACGACGTCGTCGCCGCCGCCGGCCACGATCCGTTCTGTGTGTCGACCGCTCTCTCGACCGCCCTCGTGGACGAACTGACGCGACCGGTACGCGAAAACGCATGA
- a CDS encoding Lrp/AsnC family transcriptional regulator yields MKDGELDAIDRSILYYLQQDARRTSSSDIAEKLDLSPSTVRTRLGKLEESGIIRGYHIDIDYDLAGYPLYTKIICTAPVTERDTLANAARKVNGVTAVREIMTGKRNVYVNAIGKTHDDLNRIAGELDELGLEIVDEQIIRDEYVCPYHGFLDGEETLDEDAEP; encoded by the coding sequence ATGAAAGACGGGGAACTGGATGCCATCGATCGCTCCATCCTCTACTATCTCCAGCAGGACGCCCGGCGGACGTCGTCGAGCGACATCGCGGAGAAACTCGACCTGTCCCCGAGCACCGTGCGGACGCGACTCGGTAAACTGGAGGAGAGCGGGATCATTCGAGGGTATCACATCGACATCGACTACGACCTGGCGGGGTACCCGCTGTACACGAAGATCATCTGTACGGCGCCGGTAACGGAGCGGGACACGCTCGCGAACGCGGCCCGGAAGGTCAACGGGGTCACGGCCGTCCGCGAGATCATGACCGGCAAGCGGAACGTGTACGTCAACGCCATCGGAAAGACCCACGACGACCTCAACCGGATCGCCGGCGAACTCGACGAACTCGGCCTCGAAATCGTCGACGAACAGATCATCCGCGACGAGTACGTCTGCCCCTACCACGGGTTCCTCGACGGCGAGGAAACCCTGGACGAGGACGCCGAACCCTGA
- a CDS encoding aminopeptidase, protein MSDALREAAETAVHQCMALEAGESCAVVTDDERRHIGDTLYEVARDVTDDAVVLRYPPGEQHGTEPPAPVAAAMADADVVLAPTTKSLSHTRARKHATDAGARVATLPGITEDVMIAGLDADYAAIARHCREVHARVADADEIRVTTPAGTDLTVEPGDREWLTDTGMVHEGGDFSNLPAGEVFVSPETAAGTYVVDGTMMPHGLIEEPIRFEVEDGYVTHISDDAVQEQVEAGREQVGRDAANLAELGIGTNVGVTDLVGSVLLDEKAAGTVHVAIGDDASIGGDVEAPLHLDGILREPTVYADGEVVDLPETER, encoded by the coding sequence ATGTCCGACGCGCTCCGAGAGGCCGCCGAGACGGCGGTCCACCAGTGCATGGCCCTGGAGGCCGGCGAGTCCTGTGCCGTCGTCACCGACGACGAGCGCCGCCACATCGGCGACACCCTCTACGAAGTCGCCCGCGACGTGACCGACGACGCGGTCGTCCTCCGGTACCCGCCGGGCGAGCAACACGGCACCGAACCGCCCGCCCCGGTGGCGGCGGCGATGGCCGACGCGGACGTGGTGCTCGCACCGACGACGAAGAGCCTGAGCCACACCCGGGCCCGGAAGCACGCGACCGACGCCGGCGCCCGCGTCGCGACCCTTCCGGGGATCACCGAGGACGTGATGATCGCGGGCCTGGACGCCGACTACGCGGCCATCGCCCGGCACTGCCGGGAGGTACACGCCCGCGTCGCGGACGCCGACGAGATCAGGGTGACCACGCCCGCCGGCACCGACCTCACGGTCGAACCCGGCGACCGGGAGTGGCTCACCGACACCGGGATGGTCCACGAGGGCGGCGACTTCTCGAACCTGCCGGCCGGCGAGGTGTTCGTCAGCCCCGAGACGGCCGCGGGGACCTACGTCGTCGACGGGACGATGATGCCCCACGGGCTGATCGAGGAGCCGATCCGGTTCGAGGTCGAGGACGGCTACGTCACTCACATCTCCGACGACGCCGTCCAGGAGCAAGTCGAAGCGGGCCGCGAGCAGGTCGGCCGGGACGCCGCCAACCTCGCGGAACTCGGCATCGGTACCAACGTCGGCGTGACCGACCTCGTCGGCTCCGTCCTCCTGGACGAGAAGGCCGCGGGGACCGTCCACGTCGCCATCGGCGACGACGCGAGCATCGGTGGCGACGTCGAGGCACCGCTTCACCTCGACGGAATCCTTCGGGAGCCGACGGTGTACGCGGACGGGGAGGTCGTAGACCTCCCGGAAACCGAGCGGTGA